From Aegilops tauschii subsp. strangulata cultivar AL8/78 chromosome 5, Aet v6.0, whole genome shotgun sequence:
GGTTACCGTACCTTAATTACTCTAGATTGATGTATGTGCTACAGAGTCGCGTCGATGGCCATGCCGACTGCTGGAGGTGCCCCTTGCGGTCCCGCTCCTCCGCAACATAGTCTCAGCCCAGCTACGTACGTGCCTCCGGTTGCATTGGATGAGCATGAAATGGGTAAGGACGCGCTTCATGCTCGACCGCAGATACGCTTGAGGACTCGTCCAGGGAACACCGAGTTTCAGCACCATAAAAATATCCTCTAACTGGACCGTGTCACGGATATGTTCGACGCTTTTGTCTTTCGTTAAAGAGCAATCTTGTAAAACCTTCCATGCCCATTCAGCCAATCTTTCTCCTCCTCCAATGCCCACGGCAACCATGTCGGTTGTCAGCTCTAGCAGAACGACACTAAAACTATAGATATCGGTCTTCTAGAGCTCGCCCCTCCACTGTACTATTAGTATTTTGCAAAATTTGCATTCAGTTAGCTTTCAACAGAAAGGTTTGAGACGCCTTGCTAGATTTGAGGTTCGGCCATGTAGCTGTGTGTCCCAAAAATGGCTGACCTATGGTGGGACTGGCGTGGATTGACAACCATTCGAGCAAGCCCAAAGTCGGCGATCTTGACATGGAACTCTGGGTCAACCAAAATGTTGGCTGACTTTATGTCCTGATGGATAATAGCCTGTCCGCACTCTTTGTGGATGTAGTTGAGGCCCAAGGATGTATCAATAGCGATGGTCAGCCTTGTCGGCCAGTCCAATGGCGTAGGGGCGCCCTTGCGGTCACAGCAGCGCAGCCAGTCGTCGAGGCTGCCCTTCTCCATGTGTTCGTAAACAAGCAGCTTGGCATCTTGGCTGAAGATGCTGCAAAGCTGCTTGATCGTGTTCTTGTTATTGATGCTCCCCAATGTCTTCACCTTCGAGTCAGACTGCTTGTGGTCTAGATTTCTAATGTTGCATACCTTCTTAACAGCCACTATTCCGCTGCTGCGATCCTCAAGAGACCATGACGGCCAGGGAGGTGGACACGGTACACCTTCCCAGACCCGCCGTTGCCGACAATGTTCTCCTCAGATATGTTGTTCAGCACGTCGGATTCCGTGAAGTCCAGAGGTGTGAATGGTGTCATTTTCTAATCAGTCACAACTTCTTTCACCACTTGTGTGTTCTTCCGACAGAAGAGTAGCCATATGGCGATGCTCATGCAAGTGATGATGATAGTGACACCGAGCACTAACAAGACTATCATACACTTCTGGAGATGGGTGCCTCCGTGGAATTTTGGGAGATTTATCCTCAATCCCCACTTGGCACAAAGCCCACGGTTTCGAAGGAAGCCGCGGTTGTACTTTGCACTTTGCAGAGAGAGGGGCAACTTCCCATTGAGTTGGTTATAAATGACAAATTGTGGGATGCAACTGAATGGTTGCCGAAGTAAGGCGGAATATTGCATGTTAGCTCGTTGTTGGACAAATTAAGGATTACCAGTGATGAAATCATCTCAATGCTCCATGACGGTATTGCACTTGATATACGATTGTTGCTGAGGTCAAGTGATTTGAGATTCCGCAATGATTCAATTGATGTTGGTATGGATCCAGGTATCTTGTTCCCACTTAGTGACAATTCAGAAAGTATGTGGATATTGCTTCTGTTGACATGTAGCTCTCCCGGGAGTTGGTTATTCTACACCATCAACACCAATAGCCCAGTCTCAAATGTCAGGGTCGAGTCAGAGAAATGGTTGTTCTGCATCTCAATTTGAGAGATATTCGAAGATATCTCTATCGGCATAGTGCTAGTGATGTTGTTGTCCGATATTAGCAATGTATGCACCGATGGCAACAGCCATATATTCACCTGAAACTTCCCAGAGaagttgttgttgctgttgttgttgtcgAGCATAATGTTATCCAGCGATAGGCAGTTGCCAATGCTCCGGGTGCTCGTCGGAGAAGCTGTTGTTAGAAACTACAAAGTTGAATAGTTTCTCATAGGTGCATAACTTCTCCGGTAGCGAGCCAGACAAGTTGTTGTAGTCCTCAAAATTTCCAAGCGGCGAGTGCTTCCCAAGTTGTGGTACCTCACTCGAGATCATATTGTCGAACAACTGGATGTATTGGAGTTTGGGAATGAGGCCAATGATTATGGAGATGGGGCCTATGAACTCGTTGTTGTATAGGATGATAATGGTTAGTTTCTTGAGTGTCCCAAAGTCTTCTAGTATGCAGCCAGCAAGTTTGTTTTCCAACAAGTCTATTTTAATCAAATTCACCGCAGTGATGTTGCATGGCAACTTCCCGTTGAGTACATTGTCATACAAGTACGAGATCTCGAGCTTTTGGTGCTGCCAAATCCAGACGAGGATCGAACCACTGATTTGTTGCCCCACATGTCCAAAATGGTTAGTTCCTTTAGGCTTGAGAATGCCTCTGGAATCTCGCCGGTGAAGCCATTCGTGTCAAGAAGTAGGTTCTGAAGTGCCTAGTGCTTGGCCATCGCCGTCGGCAGAACACTACAGAAGAACTTGTTAGTCAGGCAGAGAAGCTTCATGGATGGCGACAGCTGGCTGATATCATGAGTAAGCACTAATGGAAGCTGTTATAGTAGATATCAAGGTATCGTAGCCAGGAGTAAGCGTAGAACGTGATGCCCGGGAATCTCACAGTGAGCTTGTTGTATGAAAAGTCGAGGTGGATCAGGTACTTGAGGTTGCACACAGATGGAGGGATGCTGCCGATAAAATTCTAACGCTTGAAGGAAATCCATGTAACTAGGCCTCCACCTACTACAACGCAGCTGACACCTGTGTGGCAATCGCTGGAGGCCTAGTTACGGCGATTCATTCAAGCGTTTGAATCTTACCGGCAGCATCCCTCCGTCTGTGTGCAACCTCAAGTACCTGATCCACCTTGACTTTTCATACAACAAGCTCACTGGGAGATTCCCCGACATCATGCTCTACGCCTGCTCTTGGCTTCGGTACCTTGATCTCTCCTACAACGGCTTCCATGGATTCCTTCCTCAAGACATTAGCCGGTTATAACCATCTATGAAGCACCTCACCCTAACTAACAACAACTTTAGTGCAGTTCTGCCGATGCCGATGGCCGAGCTTTCAACACTCCATAACCCGCTTCTTGACACGAATGGCTTCACCGACGAGATTCTAGAGGCATTCTCAAGCCTAAAGGAACTAATCATGTTGGACCTATGGGGCAACAAGCTCAGTGGTTCAATCCCTGTCTGGATTTGGCAGCACCAAAAGTTCGGGATCTTGTACGTGTATGACAATGGACTCATCGAGGAGCTGTCATGCAACATCACTACGGTGAATTTGATTAAGAAAGACTTGTCGGGAAACAAACTCACCGGCTGCATACCAGAAGACTTTGGGACTCTCAAGAAACTAACCATTATCATCATATACAACAATGAGTTCATATGCCCCATCCCTGGAAGCATTGACCTCATTCCCAACCTCCAATACATCCAGTTGTTTGACAATATGCTCTCGAGTGAGGTGCCACAAGAACTTGGGAAGCACTCTCCGCTTGGAAATATTGAGGTCTACAACAAAAACTTGTCTAGCTCACCACTGCAGGAGTTATGCGCTCATGGGAAACTATTCAACATAGTAGTTTCTAACAACAGCTTCTCTGGCGAGCTCTCGGTGAGCATTGGCAATTGCCTCTCGCTGGATAAAACATTATGCTCGGTAATAACTTCCGAGGGATGTTTCTGGTGAATATATGGTGGTTGCCGTTGGTGCATACAGTGCTAATGTCGGACAACTTCACTGGCTCTATGTCGAAAGAGAGATCTTTGAATATCTCTCGAATTGAGATGCAAAACAACCACTTCTCCAGCTCGATCTCGACGTTTGGAACTAGGCTATTGGTGTTGATGGTGCAGAATAACTAACTCCGGGGAGAGCTACCTTTCAGCATGAGCAATCTCCACATGCTTTCTGAATTGTCACTAAATGGGAACAAGGTACCTGGATCCATACCAACATCAATTAAATTGTTGCAAAATCTCAAATCACTTGACCTCAGCAACAATCGTATATCAGGTGCAATACCGGCACGGAGCATTGAGACAATTTCATCACTGGTAGTCCTTGATTTGTCCAACAACGAGCTAACAAGCAAAATTCGGCATGTACTTCGGCAACCATTCAATTGCGTCCCTCAATTTGTCATTTAACCAACTTAATGGGGAGGCGTTCCTCTCTCTGCAAAGTGCAAAGTACAACCGCAGCTTCCTTGGAAACCATGGGCTTTGTGCCAAGTGGGACTTGAGGATAAATCTCCTAAAATACCACGGAGGCACCCACCTCCATAAGTGTGTGATAATCTTGTTAGTGCTCGATGTCATGGTTATCATCGCTTCCATGAGCATGATCATATGGCTGCTCTTCCGGCGTTGGAAGAACACACAAGTGGTGAAAGAAGTCGTGACTGATTGGAAAATGACACCATTCACACCTCTAGACTTCACGAAATCCAGCGTGGTCAACAACATATCTGAGGAGAACATTATCCTCAACAGCGGGTCTGGAAAGGTGTACCGTGTCCACTTCCTAGCCTTGATGGTGCCACTAAGGATCGCAATAGCAGAATAGTGGCTGTCAAGAAGATTTGCAACATGGGAAATCCAGACCGCAAACCGTTCAACTCGGAGGTGAAGACATTGGGGAGCATCAATCACAAGAACACCA
This genomic window contains:
- the LOC120964930 gene encoding uncharacterized protein, with translation MKHLTLTNNNFSAVLPMPMAELSTLHNPLLDTNGFTDEILEAFSSLKELIMLDLWGNKLSGSIPVWIWQHQKFGILYVYDNGLIEELSCNITTVNLIKKDLSGNKLTGCIPEDFGTLKKLTIIIIYNNEFICPIPGSIDLIPNLQYIQLFDNMLSSEVPQELGKHSPLGNIEVYNKNLSSSPLQELCAHGKLFNIVVSNNSFSGELSRVWKGVPCPLPSLDGATKDRNSRIVAVKKICNMGNPDRKPFNSEHLEKGNFDDWLHHRYREGAPAPLYMPRRPTIAIDAALGLNYIHQVCGQAIIHWDIKSDNILLDPKFHAKIADFGLTRMVVNLGESQHMSAICGTHRYMTLGESQIQQGISNIFIERLLNATFAEYFQYNGKASKKTDIYSFGVVLLELTTGVVAKGIGGGESLGEWAWKVLQDAI